TCCGTGATTCTACATCCCAGTCACAACTGTGCAACAAgcgcggcaggcggcggcgacgcgagAAATAGCCAACAGCATCAAGCGGGGAAGACtaggcgcacacacgcacacgcacgcaagagaaagagagtgaaaagcaaaagaaaggaTGCCAGCGGTTGACGTAACGCAGCCACACTGAACACaaacaagaagaaacacaGAAGAGTGGAGTACAGCACAGGCAAGCCGGAGACTAtaacatcacacacacacacaccacaccacgCACACCTGTATAATTATACATCTTTGCACTGCAAAACACCAGCGGATACTCGACAACGAGAGCGCTACATAACTGCGAAAGGgaaagcgtgtgtgtgtgtgtgcatgagGGTGAGCGAAGGAGCACGAGGAAGAAGggtaggggagggagacagggAAGGGGATGTCGAAGgtgggggtgagtgggtTTGTCAGAAAGacaacgaagaggaaaaagaggagctGGAATCAACTTTACACAACTGTACACACTcaccctcacacacacgcgaagaCAAGTGCGAGGtcgaggggggaaggaggaagagaaagggaaggttAGTCacgatggagagagaaagaagggggaaagagggacaAAAAAACGCgtcacgtgcacacacacgcacacacacacacacacacacgctccaATGCAGATCGatagacgcacacacatgggCACGCAAGGCACAGACAACTCCCCACTGACACGTAATACGGAGTGAGAACGAGAAGGGGGGGCGGCGATCTCAAAGATGACGAGTTGGCCTATTGGAGAAGGAGGTCACAAGCAGATGGAAgtgcagggaggggggaagtggacCAACAAAACAAGGACGGGGTGCAGAGACGTACTGCGGAGGTGCCGGGGGGTGGATGTGTGCGTACGAAGTGGCGTGTTccacctgcacacacgcaacaggcgaaaaaaaaaaggagctcAAGAAcgacagagaaagacggCGTCACGACGACCATCACACACAAACGGCAAAGAGATGCAAACATGGAAGGGGTCCGcagcatacacacacacacacgcacagtgacAAGGATGTGCCCAAAAGACcgaaaacaaacaaacaaacgaaagaaaaaaaacacaaccAATAAAAcgaaagcaaagaagaacTATGAAGACAACAATGGCCTCCATTGCAGAATGGGGTGACGAAACCTCGAGAGACCTGCACGCGTGCACATGTATGCGCACGaggatgggggagaggagttTGGAAGAAATTTGTAAGCTTTTTGCTGACAGAATAAGCCCCCTACGtttgaaagaaaaaaaaacacacacagggaagaagaaaggtTAGGTGGGGTTGAAGATCGACATGTCTTGCCACTCGCGCTATGGGCTTCACTCCCCTACCCGATCACCTCCGTAATCTACCGCCCCTCATGTGGAAAGCAGCTTCGGATCCCACTCGACCTGGAACCACGGGTGGTTGATGACATCCTCCATCGAGATACGCTTGCGTGGATCAACGGTCAGCATGCGTGCGACGAGGTCCTTGGCAGGGTCGCTGATGTGGCGGATCATCTGGTAGTCACCTCGCTCAATTTTGCCGAGAAGGACATTCATGTTTCGATCCTCGAAGGGTAGACGCCCCGCCAGCATGACGTACAGCACTACACCGCAGCTCCAGATGTCTGCCGAGAGCCCGTTGTAGCCGCGCTCCATGAGCACCTCCGGCGCAACATAGTTTGGCGTGCCGCAGatcgtctgcagcagcacgtcctGCTGGAGGTTACTGAGTCCAAAATCGGAAATCTTCAGTGTACCGTTCGCGTCGAGCAGCAGGTTCTCTGGCTTCAGGTCGCGGTGCGCGAAGCCCTTCGAGTGGCAATAGTACATACCTGCGATAAGCTGGTGGAAGTACCGGCGCGCCGTCGGCTCGTCAAAACGCTTGGCGGCTACAATCTTGTCAAAGAGCTCGCCGCCTGTAACTAGCTCGAGGACCAGGTAGTAATGGTTGGTGGACTgaagcacctcctgcagcttcacCACATTCTGCTGGCGCAGACTGCGCATGATGGCGACCTCACGGAGCATCTGGTCCTCCATGTTCTCCTTCTTTAGACGGCGCTTGTCCACAATCTTGATGGCCCACGTGCGACCTTGCGGATCGGTGCCCAATCGCACCTTGGAGAAGTTGCCAGAGCCGATCTGCTTGCCCAGCGCGTACTGGCCCACCATGATAGAATGATCCatggctgttgctgctgttgcctgTAGCCGCTTGCTCCTGTATGCTTATATGCTGATGACCGTCCTCGACGACGTTACTCAAACcggcgaagaggaagggagagaggaggaggaagacgtaGTAGTGGTGCCGGCGAAACAGAAGTCTCTAGAGAGGCTCAGAGGAAAGCTTGCGTCAGCAGGAACAgacaagaggaagaaaaaaggtAATACaacggaggaagagagagagagaggccgtgGGAGAGGGTGCGTGAGCGGAGGTGTCAGGCGGCCAGACAAAAACTCACAGGTCAGGCACGTTGCTGTGGCCGATAGCAGCGCTAGAACGGCAACAACGCcaaaggagagggtgggcggcggcgaaagaagagagcgaaaaaaaaaagagagacggtACAAGTGAAAGCCGCgcgggaggaagaaggcgagCACGAAGGTAAGTGAGTATTCGCAGCGCAAGAAGATGCACGGCGTGGTGTGCACTACACCCAAACTCGTGAATACCATTCAAAGCACGACAGTACACGAGCAGATTGCCTACGTGCATGAATCCCCTCACACAGGAAGCTCAAGAGGAAACCTTTGCGCACTTATTGGGAcgtttcctcttcttttctccgTTTTGCTGGGTGTTttggggaagaggaggtgcgagtcgagcggcagcgcggccaATATGGAGGCACCAAAcgtgaaagaaaaaggggagagcaACACACAGCTACGtgtcccccctcaccccactGCACCCCTCGCAGACATGCATCctcacacagagaaacaTGCTGTGGGTCATGGAGTGCTCTCCTCGCGgttcgcagcagcggcacccgcAAACAGGTATGCACGCGAGGCGGCCCGCTCCGCGAGGATGCGACGCACAACACCGTTCATCACtacatcctcctcgtcctcctgcACACTGGGCAATTGACCCTTccgtgtggcgctgcgctgcacatTATGTATACAGCTGCGATGTTTCACCTGCTGCCGGAATGCGAGCCGTGTATCACGCCAGAGGCGTACCGCTGCATCCATATCGGTGAGCAGAGGGGTTGATGAAGTGCTTCTCGCGGTAGCCTTTGAGTCCATTGGCGAGGCGCTgtccgaggaggaggtggcgagGTTGTGCAGACGTCGCTGTAGTCGAGTGTACAAACCGTCTTGCAAGTCGCGGAGACTGTAGTTGTCCACATCACGGCAGCGATGATCTGCGCCAGGTCGCGGCTGTCTCGCTGGTTGCAACTGCTTCGTAAACGAAGAGGCTGCGCTCTGCACCGTAGAAGACGACTGCGCACGGAGGTTCTCTGCACGGTGCGCCACCTTGGAATGTCGCTCAGCACGGCGACGCATGGCTGCCTCGGGCCCTCGGTCAAAGAATCcggaggagaaaagcgacGGGAGTGACGGGCGAGACGGTGGAGAGGCTGGCCGGCGCTCTGTGGTGGCAATGCCATCAACATCAACTGGGCAATTAGCGTTAACGTAGTAGCCCACACGACTCTTGTCCACTcctgccagctgctgctgctgctgctgaggtgccAAGACCGGGTGACGCCATTGGGGAGCCTCGCTCACATCCACTACCCTCGGCAAGGAAGTGGGGGATTGACCAGAAATGGCCACAATAGTGCTGCCACTAGGCGTGCCGGTGGTCATCGATGGACGCACTGCAGGTAGACGTAgattgtgcagcagctccacttCAGAGCGCGGGTGGGTGGCGAGAGGTACGCATGATGACGACAAAGGATACTGGGGGCGGGAAGTAGTCGGGTACGGCGAAGCCGCGCCGCTCTGAACTACATCCAGGTGCCCCTCATGTGACGGGGGCTTCCACAGGGCCCATACGGACCTCCAAGGACGAGCGGGCGACAccgcggcaccaccgctcctCACTGTTGCCGAGGAGTGCATGGCGTCCACTTCTCGACGTTCATCTTCTCCATTCATCACGTTCTCATTGTACAACCTCCGGTTACTGTGTGCCGCTACTGCGACGGACGTGCTCTTGTCAGTCTCTACCAGCTGACTTAGCGTGGGCCAGTGTGTCTCTCGAGTACCAGCCGTGTCGTCCGCCTCCGATGTATGGCGTCCCTtctgttgccgctgcggcgaagTCGACGGGGACGGCGAGGGAGAAGTAAAAAGCGGGTGCCAcggtgacgccgccgccacgaagGAAGCAGCGGGAGTCCGAGTGAGCTCATCATGCGCCGCTGGCGACGGAGGACGACGCGCGAGAGGGCGGGGTGGTGGCCCAAGCGGGGGAGCCTTTTTCAGGGGCCATttagcagcagccgcacgcgGTTGCGGATACGAGTGCCTCAACGAAGCGCTGGTGCCGTCTGCTTGAGCTTGATCTCGTTGTcgcctctttgcttctctgtgagactggagcagcagcgcattctTCGTTggccgcaccggcagcgccgtggaCGGTGGTTTGCGGCTGCAGATGCTATCAATGTAGGCTTGCATCCTGCagaagagcggcggtggagcagcgggagtcagagaaagaaagaaagaggactGCGTAGCACTACAGCGACGAAGGACTAATAGGGACaggtgaggggggaaggaaagagaggaagtaGAGAACCGGTTGCAACTTAACGAGCAAAACGTTATTCATGCTGTGCAGGCGTGACTAGTATTACGCTAACGCCGAAAGGAAAGCGGGAACTTGGAGATCTAcgaagagcgaagagaagcaacaaaGCGAGGGGAGCGTGACATAAAAGAGATGGCCTGCAGTATTGGGGCTCCTGCAGGTGGGCCAGTCGTCTACGGATGCGTAGTATAAGGAAAATGGGCCTACTCGTAGGGACGTTTGCGAGAGTGGGGCAGACGACGACAAGCGAAGCCACTGCCCGTCTGTCGGTCCGCTTCCACGACCCTCCACCCGCCCCCCTCAAAAAAAGAGGACATCGGTGGGGTGAGTGTGGACAGAAAAAGTACACACCGCACGCAGTCGTTATGTGGGTTGgcaagcagagagggagagagagagaggagggcataatgagaagagagcggcaTACAGAGCGTAGTGAGAGAGGGATAGAAACTTGAATGCATCAGCTTGCTGGAGAATTTAAGCAGCCCCACGCATCtcgaagcagaagagaatatgagaagagggggagggagaggagggggtaaaTCTGATGATCCTATGAGCAGAAGTGAGAAGAacacttcttcctcccttcttccccccccccccagctCACTTGGCtctgcatgcgtgcgtgcgtccaGGACGCGTGTGGCAGCGCGTGTGGGAATAACAAAACAGTGGCACCGACCACcacaagaagaggagaaccCTTTCGCACGCGCCTCTgtccgtctctctgtcttcgtCTCCCTTTAGATTACCCAGTAAAAATCACCTGAAATGAAAACAACACCTGAACCGCATCAGGAAGATGCGAGAAGAGTCctgtaaaaaaaaaaaacacacgcacgagcaTGTAAACGCCTGTGGCTCTTCttcagcccccctccccaccccccattGTGATATATACGAGGTGTAACGTGGAAGGGTATCAAGCAATGAAGAGAAAAAGTGGGTGAGTGGCTACAAATCCAAAGTCAGTCCGCCAAGGACGGGGGCGGG
This region of Leishmania panamensis strain MHOM/PA/94/PSC-1 chromosome 18 sequence genomic DNA includes:
- a CDS encoding serine/threonine kinase-like protein, putative (TriTrypDB/GeneDB-style sysID: LpmP.18.0480), with protein sequence MDHSIMVGQYALGKQIGSGNFSKVRLGTDPQGRTWAIKIVDKRRLKKENMEDQMLREVAIMRSLRQQNVVKLQEVLQSTNHYYLVLELVTGGELFDKIVAAKRFDEPTARRYFHQLIAGMYYCHSKGFAHRDLKPENLLLDANGTLKISDFGLSNLQQDVLLQTICGTPNYVAPEVLMERGYNGLSADIWSCGVVLYVMLAGRLPFEDRNMNVLLGKIERGDYQMIRHISDPAKDLVARMLTVDPRKRISMEDVINHPWFQVEWDPKLLST
- a CDS encoding hypothetical protein (TriTrypDB/GeneDB-style sysID: LpmP.18.0490), with protein sequence MQAYIDSICSRKPPSTALPVRPTKNALLLQSHREAKRRQRDQAQADGTSASLRHSYPQPRAAAAKWPLKKAPPLGPPPRPLARRPPSPAAHDELTRTPAASFVAAASPWHPLFTSPSPSPSTSPQRQQKGRHTSEADDTAGTRETHWPTLSQLVETDKSTSVAVAAHSNRRLYNENVMNGEDERREVDAMHSSATVRSGGAAVSPARPWRSVWALWKPPSHEGHLDVVQSGAASPYPTTSRPQYPLSSSCVPLATHPRSEVELLHNLRLPAVRPSMTTGTPSGSTIVAISGQSPTSLPRVVDVSEAPQWRHPVLAPQQQQQQLAGVDKSRVGYYVNANCPVDVDGIATTERRPASPPSRPSLPSLFSSGFFDRGPEAAMRRRAERHSKVAHRAENLRAQSSSTVQSAASSFTKQLQPARQPRPGADHRCRDVDNYSLRDLQDGLYTRLQRRLHNLATSSSDSASPMDSKATARSTSSTPLLTDMDAAVRLWRDTRLAFRQQVKHRSCIHNVQRSATRKGQLPSVQEDEEDVVMNGVVRRILAERAASRAYLFAGAAAANREESTP